The sequence CTTAACCAGTCACTTAGTTTCATCCATACCACCGTCCTTGTGCGTGCGTGTAGGCTGTACCTTCAACCAATCCCTGTAGTTTTACTCTACTGTGTACAAATGAAATTTCATTtcagtactagtacttgctagtatttCGTTATGATGAAACTTTTACACATATGATTAAAACAAAGAACCtctagctcccgcttgcgcagggtctagggaagggtccgaccactttgggtctatcatacgcagcctttccctatatttctgtaagaggctgtttccaggacttgaacccgtgacctcatggtcacaaggcagcagctttaccactgcgccaaggctccccttacTGTTTTTTCACAACCGATGAAACATGTCGATTATGGTTATCCTATTTCTTGAAGATGAAATAGGATAACATGACAAACAAATAGGGTCTGAATCGATATCACTCCACAGAAACAATCAGGTTACAGGTAGGAGCTACAAATAGTTTTTTAAGTCCAAGTAGCAAAGTCTTCAGCAGCATTCACTTGCTTTCGGGTGCCATTTTTGCTTGCTCCATTTAGTCTGGACCCTCAACTCCAATTTACCATGATAAATGAGAGGTAACACTCATGATTCCCATCTGCAGAAAAGAAAGTGATCCTACTAACGACGCTGATGACTTGACTCATTGGATGTCCGGCCTGACCATCAGCGTAGCACTAGCAGCACATAGCAATAGATTGAGATGTTAGTACATCAGCTATATATGGAAAGCTAAACTCCTTCAAAAGGCATGTAAATGTAAAATAAATGTGAGTTTTCCTCAAAAAGCAACAGAATATACGTGCACGAGAACAAGCAAAATGGTTTTTACAAACCTCCCAGACTAAACCAAACACACTCTCATCACAGCAAGGAGCAAACAATGACAGTCGTTTAGAAGCATGAAAGACACGACTGATGACAGACCTTGCAATCGGATatggaacatggcaaaaacattgAAACATCATAAGGAAAAAATAACAAGTCAAATAATGGTTAGTCTAGCTGAATCACATTTCACAGTCAGTGAACAATCTGTTGCTAGTATTTTTGGAGAGGGTTCAGCAGAGACCCGACGTTATCACATTTTAAGCCTTTGCCTGCAACCCCAAGGCTATTTATAGTGCTTCTATTGTTGCCATAAACAAATATCTCAACAGAAAGAGATGCATACAAATGCTTAAATGGTCCAACTTAATCATCATAGCATAATCATGATAATAGATTGGTTCATTTTTCACATCAAGTATTGACATTATTGCATAACTTATGTAAGACATTGCTGAAAATAGTAGGACGTGGAGTTTGTGTGCACGAGCATAAATGCACTCTATATCTTGATAGTTCGTTGTAGTGGTGGGATCTGTGCCATATTATTTTATACCTCAATACAGAGCAGCAGTAATGAGTGGAATACATGGTCTACGTAGGTCACTGTGGTGAGTTGTGGGCCAGCGTAATGACCACGTTCTGTTGGGTGAGGTTACGAACGTTTGTGGATTAAAGCTGAGCCTTCATCCGATTCCTTAATGCCTTGCTGAACCGTGGCACAGGATGCCTAAAAAAATGCGGCACAGTAAGAAGGTGATCGCCTTGTCCTCTCGTTATTTTTTTTGGTTCTGTCCAATTCGGTTTTGCTGCGGGTGTTTTCATTGGTTATAGGAAAGTTTTAGAATCTTGTCTCAGACCCCTCCAAAAAAAAGAACCTTGTCACAGAAAAACGAGGAAATTTTAGAACATTCGTTGAACCAGTTTTTTATAACTTTCTTTTTGTTGGGCTTTACAGGTTTTGTTTGAGTTCTTTTATTTTTCAGCTTTCTCATAATTTTTTATTTATAATTCACGAATATTTTCTAATATCTTGAACACTTTTGAATTTGCAAATTTTGAAATACTAGAATAATTTTTTAATTTGCGGATATTTTAAATTCGTCCATGTTTTTTGAAGCCACACGCATCTTCTAAATATACGAGCATTTTTGGATTCATGAATATTTTGTGAATCCATTAACATTTtattgaattcacaaacattttcaaAATGCATGAACACTTTtggattcatgaatattttttgaatccgCAAATATTCTATTGAATCCAGAAACATTTTCTAAATGCATGTACAATTTTGGATTCATGAATATTTTGTGAATCCACGAACATTTtctaaatgcatgaacatttttggaTTCATGAATATTTTGTGATTCCACAAGCATTTTTTTAATCTACTAGCATTTTCTAAAGGCACGAGCTATTTTAGATTCATGAATATTTGGTGAATCCATAAACATTTTTTTTGAATCGATAAACATTTTCTAAATGCATTGACATTTTTGGATTCATGAATATTTTGTGAATctacgaacatttttttaatccaCTAACATTTcctaaatgcatgaacatttttgggttcatgaatatattttgaatccacaaacattttttttaatccacaaacattttttaaatgcatgaacatttttcatGAATATTTGATGAATCCACAAACATTTCTTTTCAAAATCCGAAACATTTTTGAAACTCACAAACATTCTTTGAAATTCTTGAATATTTTCTGAATTCATGCACATTTTTTGTAACTTGCTCTCGTCACTTACAAACATTTTTAAAGCGGAGTAACAGGGAAGGTTTTTAACGGATGAGTCAAAATATTTGCGGGCATTTTGGTAAACCACGTTGGAGTTGGTGAAGCACGACAAGCCACAGGTGTATTGAATGTGTAGTGCTACACTCAAGCACTAGGCATCATTTGATCAAtgggttagagcatctctagccgcgccCCAGAACGGCCTCCCAAGGCGATTTTTTTTGCGCCAGCGTCGGAAAaaaggcccagtcgcgcccccaggagctcGTTTTTCAccggcttgggccgaaatcagcgcctgcggacccaggccgaacccggtgcGTCGGGGGGCGCCGGGGCGATTGGTTTTGACGCGAAACAGCTGCAGGCCCGCCGAGTCAGTGAGACGGgcgcttcgtcgccctcatcgcctcggttcctgcgggaatcaatgccaaggctgccgcgctgccgctgtcggtcagccttgccattgattccacatcacgggcggcgcgtcacggggcggcgcggtgacgcctcccctcccgccacgcgtacacacgggcgcggctatataagtcggtggcctccctcgcctctggccacaccagccctagccgccgagctctccctctcccgtgcgccgccgccgagccctccctctccctccctctccctcacttGGAGTCGTGGCTCTTtttcgaggccaacatcccggcgccgccggacatgtgcACCGGGCCGACGGGGcggaggctcagcaacgggggaaTGCCCGTTCCCCCGTTACCCGACGCCGAGGCGCGCCCCTCCTACTTCGCCGCCGAGGTCGATcgcgtgcgcgcctccctcaccgatgagcagctccccccccccctagtacgacgccgacaaccacgcggcgtggGCATCGTACTTCGAGCGCTGTCAggagcagaggctggcgtccaccaacggggcgccggtggtgggcggcgtgaagaacagcgaggggcgctgtgtggtggggcgcccccggccgcacgcTCGAGGGCGTGCTGGCGTACCTTGAGGGCGGCAAAAAACTGCCGCTGACATACCCTCCCCCGGATCACTCGCAACACCGGCATCGTCATCAATGAGGGCGGCCGGCACGCCTCCTCGTccgctcctccgcgcttcgtcaagccaaagacggagccggggctcacgACCGTGGAAACGGAGCCGGGGCTCCCCGCCGTGAAGACAGAGCACGGCGACGTGGAGCTCGACGATGAGGCGGGCCCTGAAATGGGCGCGCAGGGACTACCTGAAGATGGAgatggagcgccagtgcgccgccctgcaacgcttcgagcagcgccgccggggccgcgacgaagaaggcgtcgtcgtcctcgacgacagcgacgacgacgacgcgccgccgccgccaccagtccgacATGACGACGCCGGGCAAGGGTCCAGCGGGGACGGCCGCGttaaggaggagaaggccgacgatgacggcggcggcgaggatggcggcgacgacgacgactactCAGTGTTCAGCGATTTCTTTTTTTACATAAATTTGCTATGTAAGCCgcgaacatgtctaatatatgccaAAGTTTGCCGAATTTTAGCCGTGTTTGACCGAACTTCGCCGaatgttttttttttaaattagaTGCGTTTGGGGCCGGCGACTGGGAACCAACTCGCCCCAGACCGTTTCTTTGCGCCGGCTCTCCCCAGGCGATGATTTTACGCGCCCCCTGGgtggccaacggctggagatgctcttaccaaGCATCTGACTGGCCAAACTATCGTAGCATGGAAATGATATTGACATGGTGGAGCGAAATATATTTTATTACTGATCATCACATGGACGATCGGACAACGAACTATCTGATCTCTAGGAACTCCAGGTGCCATATTAGACAGGATGGTTACACCAAAATGAAAACCAACAGCGTACAAGGCATAACTTGAAATATTAGTGGGTAGCTAAACAGGACGCACTGCTTGGGCAGATTGACATAAATAAATCGTAAACCGGATGCTAAACGTACTCCACACGCACGTCATGTAAGTGCTTTGCCGCACGAACAGTAACAGCAGCAGCGCAAGGACGAGAACTGGGGCGAGCAAACGTTGTGGCAGCAGCAAGGAAATGCACAGTGCAAGCTACCGAGCTGGATCTGTGTTTGAAGACGGGCCACAACATTTGAGAACACCTAGGCCGGACGTGGCATAACGACAAACGTTGCAATAAGTGTCTGAACAATGTGGGCCATATGAAATGACTGCAGGAATGTACAACGCAAATACTTACTGAAATACGAGATGCAGTACGAATCTTGGAGCGAACGCTTGGCTAAGATAACCCGTGCATATGAGCTCGTGCTCAGAAGGCACTTTCCAAAATAGTAGCTCTTATGTAGTAAAAGCTACCTTGTGCAAGTACACTATCTAGATAGATCCATCTATGTCAAAATGGCATTGCTATTTAAGTGTATATGTAGGAAAGATAAAATATATGTATACAAATTTAGAAGGCAAATGGCTGACATACGACACCAGACACAAGTTTAAGATATGGCCAACCCGAACAATATTTTTTCCCAGAAATGGAATTATTTTATGCTTTCAGCAACATCATGTACTATCTATATGATTAAAAAATAGTTGTTACCAGAACAACATATATTAAACGTGATTCTATTGAATGATGACGAGAACTAACGAGAAAAGTCCAAACAGCAAACAGTTCCTTCCAAGTCCCAAACAAGACATTCTTTTGTATATGATTAAATGGCCATTTTATCTGTGTGTATCTATCCGGTGGCAGTGGCAGTGGCTCGTTAAAAATGCACGGCTGGGtgatccaattttttttttgtgaaactattccatagaATTGAAATTTCATGCAGAAACCTAGAGAAGAATGCAAATTTCACTGGAAAAAGTATTTCACCACACAGTTGCGCAGCCCTGGCATCACCACTGGGGCAAAGAAAGGGACAATGATGTACAATACCTTCTTGATAATCACCTTTCTCAGAAGACGGAGCAGCTACCTCAACATTGCTACCAGAGGTATTTGAGTCCCCAGCATCATCTTTGCTGCTTGTGCCCTTCAACGATTCTTCACTTGACACACTCTTAGTAACATCATCCAAAGAATCATTCACCTCTTGAGCATTGTATGTGCATCCATATTTCTTGAACGTGGCAGCACATCCAAGAGCAACTTCCTCATGATGCGGAACCCTTGGTGAAAACAAAGGTTTAATTTTTCAGCCTATAATTGTTAAGTTTGTAGATAACACAAGACCGCAAAAGTTACTCAACCTGAGGTAGAACAGCACAACTACAACTATTCTATCAATCATTTTGGCATGAGGTGCTAACTATGTTTTGTTGACTGTTATttataacaacaaactaaacatcaCCAGAGGTATATAACTCTTCTCGAATAGGATAACACCTACCCTTTAAATAAATGCACTTTGATTTAGTGTTCATCACAACACAGATATCATGAAAAAAGATGCCAAGTCCTAACTCTTAAGTACCACCATGGAAAAACACTAAGGTTAATCCGACTCAGTAAACTCCTCAAATGTAGTTTGGCTCGTTGTAGAACAAAAGATAGACCACTTGGTAACTACATCATCCTAGAAGGCTAAAACATCTAAAACTCTTCTGAACTCATCTGTTGAACATAACGACTTAAAGTCCAAAGCAACTAAGGGCACATTGTGCTATTCTTAAAGAGCACTGAACTAAGGGGAAGCTTTATTCCACAATCACATCCATACAAATGTTTCAGCATAGCTCGGAATAGGGGAAGTGTTTGGGAATGGAGCCCTCACCTAACATATTGTCGTGGCTGATGCATTCAAAGGTGTTGACAAATTCTCCCTCATTGATAGCATTGGACCCCTTATTGAACAGCTCGTGTGCCTGATGTATTGttttctccccctctcccccctccccaCTACATGCCTCCTCACTAGGCTTCGATAGCAGTTGATTCTGGTGGTCGCCTCTTGGCGCAGGAGTGTAGAAGGTGACAATTGGAATAAATTTATGGAAACGGAAGCCACAATGGTCGGACACCTTCATCACCAGCTCAGATTGTAGATCAATTGCAAAGAGGCCGACAACTGTAGTAAAAAaaattgcatttgctccctcagcAAAGGCCTTCAGTGCCACTACATAACATTCATCCAACAAAGCACTGGTTGGGAGCAAATTGTGCGGGTAGATGACCCGGCTCAGCAACCATTTTGCATCAGTGCCATCACTCGCCTCTCTTGTCCACAACTTGAGATGCCGACGCAAGTCTTGGATTAATCCAAGCCCACCGTCCTCCGTCACCATGAGAGTACATGTGCAGTCATAATAGTTGCCTGGTACGCTGAATATAGTCAGAACATGCCTTGACAAGTCATACTCCAGGATTGACTCAGTGTCCACGTAGTCGTAGACGATGAAGTAGAGCAAAGAGCTATCAATGAGCACACTTGAATATTTTGTGAACCCTATGAACTCGCCGTGCATTGTGGTCATCCCGCCCCAGGCACCAATC comes from Triticum aestivum cultivar Chinese Spring chromosome 5B, IWGSC CS RefSeq v2.1, whole genome shotgun sequence and encodes:
- the LOC123117569 gene encoding uncharacterized protein, whose protein sequence is MAAAPPSLPDDLIQEILLRFPTDDPTCLLRSSLVCKGWSNIIFHPSFRRRLHKIHEASPVLGFLHDEANERTPYFIPTTASSFSLAAPDHRSWRALDCRHGRALFLSRSQDAKELLVWEPITGTQERVPLPVAFEFGYSAAAVFCAVDRCDHRGCLGGPFCVLFVFSSKEDADEYVTSACAYSLEIGAWGGMTTMHGEFIGFTKYSSVLIDSSLLYFIVYDYVDTESILEYDLSRHVLTIFSVPGNYYDCTCTLMVTEDGGLGLIQDLRRHLKLWTREASDGTDAKWLLSRVIYPHNLLPTSALLDECYVVALKAFAEGANAIFFTTVVGLFAIDLQSELVMKVSDHCGFRFHKFIPIVTFYTPAPRGDHQNQLLSKPSEEACSGEGGEGEKTIHQAHELFNKGSNAINEGEFVNTFECISHDNMLGFRIMRKLLLDVLPRSRNMDAHTMLKR